A stretch of Usitatibacter palustris DNA encodes these proteins:
- a CDS encoding thrombospondin type-1 domain-containing protein — MRSLRAIGPLAFLAAAFFTLPAQAQDSAAKCTVSGWGEWTQCTKTCGGGTRARVRTIVSAEKGAQCPVLQERAACNTQACPPDEACKVGEWGSWSKCSVACGGGTQSRTRTIIGRSSGTARCPSLVETQKCNGDACAPATCEVSAWGEWSACTATCGGGMRTRSRTVVSSAKGAQCPVLSEASACNTQGCKPK, encoded by the coding sequence ATGCGCAGCCTTCGAGCGATCGGTCCCCTGGCATTCCTTGCGGCTGCCTTCTTCACCCTGCCGGCACAAGCGCAGGACAGCGCCGCCAAGTGCACGGTGAGTGGTTGGGGTGAGTGGACGCAGTGCACCAAGACTTGCGGGGGCGGAACGCGGGCGCGCGTGCGCACCATCGTTTCGGCCGAGAAGGGCGCGCAATGCCCGGTGCTCCAGGAGCGAGCCGCGTGCAACACGCAGGCCTGTCCGCCGGATGAAGCGTGCAAGGTCGGGGAGTGGGGCTCGTGGTCGAAGTGCTCCGTGGCCTGTGGTGGAGGAACCCAATCCCGTACGCGCACGATCATCGGTCGCTCGAGTGGCACCGCGAGATGCCCGTCGCTGGTGGAGACGCAGAAGTGCAACGGCGACGCATGCGCGCCCGCGACCTGCGAAGTGAGCGCGTGGGGCGAGTGGTCGGCCTGTACCGCGACGTGCGGCGGCGGGATGCGTACGCGCAGCCGGACCGTCGTCTCGAGCGCGAAGGGCGCGCAATGCCCGGTACTTTCTGAAGCGTCGGCCTGCAACACCCAGGGGTGCAAGCCGAAGTGA
- a CDS encoding TldD/PmbA family protein, translating into MLDTLQAEFRKAAPTVDFCALRFVEETSEYLAVRQGIAEPPQLSVSRGAMVTVIDKGGLGYAATSDLSPSGLKNALERAQRYAALTRGRSVVDYSKLDMPRPSGSYRSPVANDPRKVSRKEKYDLLAAESKQCKIDDRIVDWEASLWTTTSKQAYFTADGGAIEQEFHFLVPNISSTAHAKGESQTRTQAGRYNGYCRQGGMEILDAFGISGSGRAVSEGALELLAARNCPSGKMDVILMPDQMMLQIHESIGHPLELDRILGDERNFAGTSFVTLDMFGSYQYGSELLDVTYDPTRREQFASYGWDDDGLAAEKQYVIRKGLLERPLGGSVSQARAGIAGVANTRACSWNRPPIDRMANLNVEAGNSTLDQLVASIDNGVLMRTNVSWSIDDSRNKFQFGCEWGQVIRNGKLAEVVKNPNYRGISATFWRSLSGVGDASTFEVMGTPFCGKGEPSQVIRVGHAAPACKFSSIDVFGGAA; encoded by the coding sequence ATGCTGGACACCCTGCAAGCCGAGTTCCGCAAGGCCGCGCCCACGGTCGATTTCTGCGCCCTGCGCTTCGTCGAGGAAACGAGTGAATACCTGGCCGTTCGCCAGGGCATCGCCGAGCCGCCGCAACTGAGCGTGAGCCGTGGCGCGATGGTCACCGTGATCGACAAGGGCGGCCTCGGATACGCGGCCACCAGCGATCTCTCGCCTTCGGGCCTGAAAAACGCCCTCGAGCGCGCGCAGCGCTACGCCGCCCTCACGCGCGGGCGTAGCGTGGTGGACTACAGCAAGCTCGACATGCCGCGCCCCTCGGGCTCGTACCGCTCGCCCGTCGCGAATGACCCGCGCAAGGTTTCGCGCAAGGAGAAGTACGACCTGCTTGCCGCGGAATCGAAGCAGTGCAAGATCGACGACCGTATCGTCGACTGGGAAGCGTCGCTCTGGACCACGACGTCCAAGCAAGCCTACTTCACCGCCGACGGAGGCGCGATCGAGCAGGAGTTCCACTTCCTCGTCCCGAACATTTCATCGACCGCGCATGCAAAGGGCGAATCGCAGACGCGCACGCAGGCGGGTCGCTACAACGGCTACTGCCGGCAGGGCGGCATGGAGATCCTCGACGCATTCGGAATATCAGGCAGCGGCCGCGCGGTGTCGGAAGGCGCGCTGGAACTGCTGGCCGCGCGCAACTGTCCGAGCGGGAAGATGGATGTGATCCTGATGCCCGACCAGATGATGCTGCAGATCCACGAGTCGATCGGGCATCCCCTGGAGCTCGACCGCATCCTCGGCGATGAGCGCAACTTCGCGGGCACGAGCTTCGTCACGCTCGACATGTTCGGTTCCTACCAATACGGCTCGGAGCTGCTCGACGTCACGTACGATCCCACGCGCCGCGAGCAATTCGCCTCCTACGGCTGGGACGACGACGGCCTCGCCGCCGAGAAGCAGTACGTGATCCGCAAGGGGCTGTTGGAGCGACCCCTCGGGGGGTCGGTGTCGCAAGCGCGTGCCGGCATCGCCGGTGTGGCCAATACGCGCGCGTGCTCGTGGAACCGGCCGCCAATCGATCGCATGGCAAACCTCAATGTCGAAGCGGGCAACTCCACCCTCGACCAGCTCGTTGCCTCGATCGACAACGGCGTGCTCATGCGCACCAATGTCTCGTGGTCGATCGACGACTCACGCAACAAGTTCCAGTTCGGCTGCGAGTGGGGCCAGGTGATCCGCAACGGCAAGCTTGCCGAGGTGGTGAAGAACCCCAACTACCGCGGCATCTCCGCCACGTTCTGGCGCTCGCTCTCCGGCGTGGGCGATGCGTCCACATTCGAAGTGATGGGAACCCCGTTCTGCGGCAAGGGTGAACCCTCGCAGGTGATTCGCGTGGGCCACGCCGCACCCGCGTGCAAGTTCTCCAGCATCGACGTGTTCGGAGGTGCCGCATGA
- a CDS encoding metallopeptidase TldD-related protein translates to MKQYFHDLAAHVDTLAAPGETIVSWFSSEESDFIRFNKSAVRQAMAIRQANWTLTLIHANRRLDATVTLTGNLAPDRETLTALVKELRSGLADVPEDPFLLLETNVSTQSHEARGSLPDPSQVIDSVIAAGKGVDLVGLYAGGPIYKGFANTLGSRHWHAVENFNFGWCLYHDKDKAVKSNYAGSSWDARVFDGKMGFAREQLVRLAEPPRTLTPGAYRAFIAPAAMNEILGMLSWAGFGLKSRNTKQSALIRMSDGDARFHPMVSIKENTADGVACAFQREGFVRPDAVSLVEKGALASPLVSPRSAREYGVATNGANSQESPESMDLAGGALANAEALKALGTGIYLGNLWYLNFSDRSTCRLTGMTRFASFWVEDGQIKAPLNVMRFDDSAYHVLGDNLEALTRESELIVDDNSYGERSTSSTRTPGALLKSFALTL, encoded by the coding sequence ATGAAGCAGTACTTCCACGACCTCGCGGCCCACGTCGACACGCTCGCAGCCCCCGGCGAGACGATCGTCTCCTGGTTCTCGTCCGAAGAGAGCGACTTCATCCGCTTCAACAAGAGTGCCGTGCGCCAGGCGATGGCCATTCGCCAGGCCAACTGGACGCTGACACTGATCCACGCCAACCGGCGCCTTGACGCGACGGTGACGCTCACCGGCAACCTGGCGCCCGACCGCGAGACGCTCACCGCGCTCGTGAAGGAGTTGCGCAGCGGGCTTGCCGACGTGCCCGAGGATCCGTTCCTGCTTCTCGAGACGAACGTGTCCACGCAATCGCACGAAGCGCGCGGCTCGCTGCCCGATCCCTCGCAAGTGATCGACTCGGTCATCGCGGCGGGCAAGGGTGTCGATCTCGTGGGCCTCTACGCGGGCGGTCCGATCTACAAGGGCTTCGCCAATACGCTCGGCAGCCGTCATTGGCATGCCGTCGAGAACTTCAACTTCGGTTGGTGCCTGTACCACGACAAGGACAAGGCAGTGAAATCGAACTACGCCGGCTCCTCGTGGGACGCGCGTGTGTTCGACGGCAAGATGGGCTTCGCGCGCGAGCAGCTCGTGCGCCTCGCCGAACCGCCGCGCACGCTCACACCCGGCGCCTATCGCGCCTTCATCGCGCCCGCCGCGATGAACGAGATCCTCGGCATGCTCTCGTGGGCGGGCTTCGGCTTGAAGAGCCGCAACACGAAGCAGAGCGCGTTGATCCGCATGTCCGATGGCGATGCGCGATTCCACCCGATGGTGTCGATCAAGGAGAACACGGCCGACGGCGTCGCGTGCGCATTCCAGCGCGAAGGCTTCGTGCGACCGGACGCGGTGTCCCTGGTCGAGAAGGGCGCACTGGCATCGCCACTCGTGTCGCCGCGCTCGGCGCGCGAATACGGTGTCGCGACCAACGGCGCCAACTCGCAGGAGTCTCCCGAATCGATGGATCTCGCCGGCGGCGCGCTCGCGAATGCCGAAGCCTTGAAGGCGCTGGGCACCGGCATCTACCTGGGCAACCTCTGGTACCTCAACTTCTCGGATCGCTCGACCTGCCGCCTCACGGGCATGACGCGCTTCGCCTCGTTCTGGGTGGAAGACGGGCAGATCAAGGCGCCGCTAAACGTGATGCGCTTCGACGACTCGGCCTATCACGTGCTGGGCGACAACCTCGAGGCACTGACCCGGGAGAGCGAACTCATCGTGGACGACAACAGCTATGGCGAACGTTCGACATCATCGACCCGGACCCCGGGCGCGTTGTTGAAATCGTTCGCCTTGACGCTTTAG
- a CDS encoding transglycosylase SLT domain-containing protein, which produces MKQPLKYLAVALALAWAGPALSSPVEANPVIPDAFEDIDDVPLPDPDLWHRIRVGFVMEPLDSPRVQEAEAWYAARPDYIKRFVDRGSLYLHYIVGEVQKRGMPMEIALLPVVESAFNPHAYSRSKASGLWQFIPSTGKSYGLSQDWWKDNRRDVVSATDAALTYLQRLHSMFNSWELALAAYNCGEGCVGRAIAANQKKGLPTDYLSLKLPPETLGYVPKLMAVKNIVLSPTTYGIDLESVPDQAYFTAVPAPEKIDVKLAAKLAGMSEEEFVALNPSNNNAVAIARTGTLLVPLDKADAFRSNLEGYDKPLVTWTTVQGKKGESLNGLAARHGVAAHELRAANGAVKLNKKGNLVATQSILVPAKGAAMAKAVPAVNNVKVASATPVPIRNAPQSYVVRPGDTLYGIALRFEAELEELLSLNKLTPKSVIQPGLKLRLP; this is translated from the coding sequence TTGAAGCAGCCCCTGAAGTACTTGGCCGTGGCCCTGGCGCTCGCATGGGCCGGCCCCGCCCTCTCCTCTCCGGTGGAGGCCAACCCCGTCATCCCGGACGCGTTCGAAGACATCGACGACGTCCCCCTGCCCGATCCCGATCTCTGGCACCGCATCCGCGTCGGCTTCGTCATGGAGCCGCTCGACAGCCCGCGCGTGCAGGAAGCCGAGGCCTGGTACGCCGCGCGGCCCGACTACATCAAGCGCTTCGTCGATCGCGGCAGCCTGTACCTGCATTACATCGTCGGCGAGGTCCAGAAGCGCGGCATGCCCATGGAGATCGCGCTGCTGCCCGTCGTGGAGAGCGCTTTCAACCCGCACGCGTACTCGCGCTCGAAGGCCTCCGGCCTGTGGCAGTTCATCCCGTCGACGGGCAAGAGCTACGGCCTGTCGCAGGATTGGTGGAAGGACAACCGGCGCGACGTCGTGAGTGCCACGGACGCCGCGCTCACCTACCTTCAGCGCCTGCACAGCATGTTCAACAGCTGGGAGCTGGCTCTGGCCGCGTACAACTGCGGCGAAGGCTGCGTGGGCCGCGCGATCGCCGCGAACCAGAAGAAGGGCCTGCCCACCGATTACCTCAGCCTGAAGCTGCCGCCGGAGACGCTGGGCTACGTGCCCAAGCTCATGGCCGTGAAGAACATCGTGCTCTCGCCCACCACGTACGGCATCGACCTCGAGAGCGTGCCCGACCAGGCGTACTTCACCGCGGTGCCCGCGCCCGAGAAGATCGACGTGAAGCTCGCGGCCAAGCTCGCGGGCATGAGCGAAGAGGAGTTCGTCGCGCTCAATCCCTCGAACAACAATGCCGTGGCCATCGCGCGCACAGGCACGCTGCTCGTACCCCTCGACAAGGCCGATGCGTTCCGCAGCAACCTCGAGGGCTACGACAAGCCGCTGGTCACGTGGACGACGGTGCAGGGCAAGAAGGGCGAGTCGCTCAATGGGCTCGCGGCGCGCCACGGCGTCGCGGCGCACGAGTTGCGCGCGGCCAACGGCGCCGTGAAGCTCAACAAGAAGGGAAACCTGGTGGCAACGCAGTCGATCCTGGTGCCCGCCAAGGGCGCCGCGATGGCGAAGGCCGTTCCGGCCGTGAACAACGTGAAGGTCGCGTCCGCCACGCCGGTGCCGATCCGCAATGCGCCGCAGTCGTACGTCGTGCGGCCGGGCGACACGCTCTACGGCATCGCCCTGCGCTTCGAGGCCGAGCTCGAGGAGCTGCTCAGCCTCAACAAGCTCACGCCGAAATCCGTCATCCAGCCCGGACTCAAGCTGCGCCTGCCCTGA
- a CDS encoding M3 family metallopeptidase: MKILLIAALAAAATAHAAHPQMPVWGAAEITRECDATIAKARATVTQMESRKGGDIYGEWNRLQIAIEDVAGPVSLLSAVHPDKAARDAAEPCQANLTTLSTDIFQNEKLFARVKAAKPKGAHQVKFHKDLMEGFEDSGVALPPKERARSKEIFEKLELLRQAFDRNIRDDPTKVTFTAAELEGMPEAYVKARKPDDKGNYVLGLDNPTYQPFMANAKNGAARERYYRAKTNQGGAQNLKLLEEMFTLRQELAGLYGLPNFAAYSVRRKMVERPEVVNKFLADVKAAVADLEKKDVEELRADKAKEQGTPLAETKMNRWDSAYHQERVRKARFAIDQEEMRKYFPTDKAIDFVLLVSQTLYGVTFKPAKVATWHPDVRYYDVFDAKTAAFVSGFYLDLYPREGKYNHAAAWPVRGVSKLAGRTPYSALVVNFNKQGLTHDEMVVLMHEFGHVLHGVLSKTDYNPQSGTATVQDFVEAPSQMFEEWVRREAPLGLMKKVCPECPALSPEQIKRLDESRKFGAGMRYARQWTYAAYDMTLSQKPQPPLDAWKAIEAVSPLGHVEGTMFPAGFSHIASNYAAGYYGYMWSEVLALDMLSQFEKNMLDPKVGARYRDTILSQGGQVDAMAMVKRFLGREPSSDAFFKEITGRR, translated from the coding sequence ATGAAGATCCTCCTGATCGCGGCGCTCGCCGCAGCCGCAACCGCGCACGCGGCCCATCCGCAAATGCCCGTCTGGGGTGCCGCGGAAATCACCCGGGAGTGCGACGCCACGATCGCCAAGGCGCGCGCCACCGTCACGCAGATGGAGTCACGCAAGGGCGGCGATATCTACGGGGAGTGGAACCGCCTGCAGATCGCGATCGAGGACGTGGCCGGTCCCGTGTCGTTGCTGAGCGCGGTGCATCCGGACAAGGCCGCGCGCGATGCGGCCGAGCCGTGCCAGGCGAATCTCACCACGCTCTCCACCGACATCTTCCAGAACGAGAAGCTGTTTGCCCGCGTGAAGGCCGCCAAGCCCAAGGGCGCGCACCAGGTGAAGTTCCACAAGGACCTCATGGAAGGCTTCGAGGATTCCGGCGTGGCACTGCCGCCGAAGGAACGCGCGCGCTCCAAGGAGATCTTCGAGAAGCTCGAACTCCTGCGCCAGGCGTTCGACCGCAACATCCGCGACGATCCGACCAAGGTGACGTTTACGGCCGCCGAGCTCGAAGGAATGCCCGAGGCGTACGTGAAGGCCCGCAAGCCCGACGACAAGGGCAACTACGTCCTGGGACTCGACAACCCGACCTACCAGCCGTTCATGGCGAACGCGAAGAATGGCGCGGCGCGCGAACGCTACTACCGCGCGAAGACGAACCAGGGTGGCGCGCAGAACCTGAAGCTCCTCGAGGAGATGTTCACGCTGCGCCAGGAGCTCGCCGGCCTCTACGGCCTGCCCAACTTCGCGGCCTATTCGGTGCGCCGCAAGATGGTCGAGCGTCCCGAGGTGGTGAACAAGTTCCTCGCCGACGTGAAGGCCGCGGTCGCGGACCTCGAGAAGAAGGACGTCGAGGAACTGCGCGCCGACAAGGCGAAGGAGCAGGGCACGCCGCTCGCGGAAACGAAGATGAATCGCTGGGACTCCGCCTACCACCAGGAGCGCGTCCGCAAGGCGCGCTTCGCGATCGACCAGGAGGAGATGCGCAAGTATTTCCCGACCGACAAGGCGATCGACTTCGTGCTGCTCGTTTCGCAGACGCTCTACGGAGTCACGTTCAAGCCGGCGAAGGTCGCGACCTGGCACCCGGACGTGCGCTACTACGACGTGTTCGACGCGAAGACGGCTGCCTTCGTGTCCGGCTTCTACCTCGACCTCTACCCGCGCGAGGGCAAGTACAACCACGCCGCGGCCTGGCCGGTGCGCGGCGTGAGCAAGCTCGCCGGGCGCACGCCGTATTCGGCGCTGGTCGTGAACTTCAACAAGCAGGGCCTCACCCATGACGAGATGGTGGTGCTCATGCACGAGTTCGGCCACGTGCTGCACGGCGTGCTGTCGAAGACCGACTACAACCCGCAGTCGGGCACGGCCACGGTGCAGGACTTCGTCGAGGCTCCCTCGCAGATGTTCGAGGAATGGGTCCGCCGCGAGGCCCCGCTCGGGCTCATGAAGAAGGTCTGCCCCGAATGCCCGGCCCTCTCGCCCGAGCAGATCAAGCGACTCGACGAATCCCGCAAGTTCGGCGCCGGGATGCGCTATGCGCGCCAGTGGACTTACGCGGCCTACGACATGACCCTTTCGCAGAAGCCGCAGCCGCCGCTCGACGCCTGGAAGGCGATCGAGGCGGTCTCGCCGCTGGGCCACGTCGAGGGCACGATGTTCCCGGCCGGCTTCAGCCACATCGCCAGCAACTACGCGGCGGGCTACTACGGCTACATGTGGTCGGAGGTGCTGGCGCTCGACATGCTCTCCCAGTTCGAGAAGAACATGCTCGACCCGAAGGTCGGCGCGCGCTACCGCGACACGATCCTCTCCCAGGGCGGCCAGGTCGACGCGATGGCGATGGTGAAGCGCTTCCTGGGCCGCGAGCCCTCGAGCGACGCGTTCTTCAAGGAGATCACCGGACGCCGGTAA
- a CDS encoding ABC transporter ATP-binding protein — protein MTDDNNLILQVRNLDVRFRIDRKQEPFQAVKGISFDIPRNTTVALVGESGSGKSVTAMSILGLLPENAIIPASSEIIYGGRDLLKVEKQALRDIRGKEISVIFQEPMTSLNPVFPVGDQIAEVLKLHMGMSNAQARDRAVALLTEVGIPNPALRVHSFPHELSGGQQQRVMIAMAIACEPKLLIADEPTTALDVTIQKQILDLIANLQAKHNMSVLFITHDLGVVGDIADHVIVMQNGVIQEQGSVKQIFHAPAHPYTKALLACRPRLDRRPKRLPVIDDFMKGDGRPHNLEERPRGTKPDDAIILEVKNLNKTFFLKEGFFGKRAVPAVKDVSFRLPKGKTLGLVGESGSGKTTVGLTLMRLHDATSGEVLFEGTNLLSLTDKEMMAYRRRIQIIFQNPYASLNPRMTVGQILVEPMKIHAIGKDENERVEMAFALLKRVGLPEQSFYKYPHEFSGGQRQRIAIARCLTMKPDVLICDESVSALDVSVQAQVLNLLQDLQDEFGLSYIFISHDLAVVKYISDQVMVMNQGEIVEMADSDEIYLNPKQEYTQKLLSSIPKGLESAAA, from the coding sequence ATGACCGACGACAACAATCTCATCCTGCAGGTCCGGAACCTCGACGTCCGGTTCCGCATCGACCGCAAGCAGGAGCCGTTTCAAGCCGTGAAGGGCATCTCCTTCGACATTCCGAGGAACACCACCGTGGCGCTGGTGGGCGAATCGGGCAGCGGCAAGAGCGTCACCGCGATGTCGATCCTCGGGCTGCTCCCCGAGAACGCGATCATTCCGGCATCCAGCGAAATCATCTACGGCGGGCGCGACCTGCTGAAGGTGGAGAAGCAGGCGCTGCGCGACATCCGCGGCAAGGAGATCTCGGTGATCTTCCAGGAGCCGATGACGTCGCTCAATCCGGTGTTCCCGGTGGGCGACCAGATCGCGGAGGTTCTCAAGCTGCACATGGGCATGAGCAATGCCCAGGCGCGCGACCGCGCCGTCGCACTCCTCACGGAAGTGGGCATTCCCAACCCGGCGCTGCGCGTGCATTCGTTCCCGCACGAGCTCTCCGGCGGCCAGCAGCAGCGCGTGATGATCGCCATGGCGATCGCGTGCGAGCCCAAGCTCCTGATCGCCGACGAGCCGACCACCGCGCTCGACGTGACGATCCAGAAGCAGATCCTCGACCTCATCGCGAACCTGCAGGCCAAGCACAACATGTCGGTGCTCTTCATCACGCACGATCTCGGTGTCGTGGGTGACATCGCCGACCACGTGATCGTGATGCAGAACGGCGTGATCCAGGAGCAGGGGTCCGTGAAGCAGATCTTCCACGCGCCTGCGCACCCGTACACCAAGGCGCTGCTCGCCTGCCGCCCGCGACTCGACCGCCGCCCGAAGCGCCTGCCGGTGATCGACGACTTCATGAAGGGCGACGGACGCCCGCACAACCTCGAGGAGCGTCCTCGCGGCACCAAGCCCGACGACGCGATCATCCTGGAGGTGAAGAACCTCAACAAGACGTTCTTCCTGAAGGAAGGCTTCTTCGGCAAGCGCGCCGTGCCCGCCGTGAAGGACGTGAGCTTCCGCCTGCCCAAGGGCAAGACGCTGGGCCTCGTGGGTGAATCCGGATCGGGCAAGACCACGGTCGGCCTCACGCTCATGCGGCTGCACGACGCGACCAGCGGCGAGGTGCTCTTCGAGGGCACGAACCTGCTGTCGCTCACCGACAAGGAGATGATGGCTTACCGCCGGCGCATCCAGATCATCTTCCAGAACCCTTACGCCTCGCTCAACCCGCGCATGACGGTGGGCCAGATCCTCGTGGAGCCGATGAAGATCCACGCCATCGGCAAGGACGAGAACGAGCGCGTCGAGATGGCCTTCGCGCTGTTGAAGCGCGTGGGTCTCCCGGAGCAATCGTTCTACAAGTACCCGCACGAGTTCTCGGGCGGCCAGCGCCAGCGCATCGCGATCGCGCGCTGCCTCACGATGAAGCCCGACGTCCTGATCTGCGACGAGAGCGTGTCCGCGCTCGATGTCTCGGTGCAGGCGCAGGTGCTGAACCTGCTGCAGGACCTGCAGGATGAATTCGGCCTGTCGTACATCTTCATCTCGCACGACCTCGCCGTCGTGAAGTACATCTCCGACCAGGTGATGGTGATGAACCAGGGCGAGATCGTGGAGATGGCCGATTCCGACGAGATCTACCTCAACCCCAAGCAGGAGTACACGCAGAAGCTCCTGTCGTCGATCCCGAAGGGGCTCGAAAGCGCCGCCGCATGA
- a CDS encoding ABC transporter permease, whose translation MSAVLPNPIAAPRQESPGLWMLAWRRLKNDRVGMIALAVVMLFIAMMLASSVGLIAKDWSKEKGVSYANPSFLAGAENLEAKAVTNKDFATKAAPVDLSDVDPLAPRYKEWEERAAKIAVTETKRSDTLFFGGDKWGRDVLEKAIKGSEISIFVGLTAAILATIIGTVLGAMAGYWGGYINDALEWFYNIFTSIPYILLILAFAAVAPKGMVTIIVILALTGWTGIYRLVRAEYIKHSSREYVKAAQAIGASHGSRMFTHILPNASHVILVQLSQHVVQFIKAEVILSFLGLGVPVDQVSWGTMLAEAQNELVIGKWWQLFAAGASMAVLVTAFSLLTDSLRDALDPKLK comes from the coding sequence ATGAGCGCAGTCCTCCCCAACCCCATCGCCGCACCGCGGCAGGAATCGCCCGGCCTCTGGATGCTCGCCTGGCGGCGCCTGAAGAACGACCGCGTCGGCATGATCGCGCTGGCCGTCGTGATGCTGTTCATCGCAATGATGCTTGCCTCGAGCGTGGGCCTCATCGCCAAGGACTGGAGCAAGGAGAAGGGCGTTTCCTACGCCAATCCCTCGTTCCTGGCCGGCGCCGAGAATCTCGAGGCGAAGGCCGTCACCAACAAGGACTTCGCCACGAAGGCGGCCCCCGTCGATCTTTCCGACGTCGATCCGCTGGCCCCGCGCTACAAGGAGTGGGAAGAGCGCGCCGCCAAGATCGCGGTAACTGAAACCAAGCGCAGCGACACGCTGTTCTTCGGCGGCGACAAATGGGGCCGCGATGTCCTCGAGAAGGCGATCAAGGGCTCGGAGATCTCGATCTTCGTGGGCCTCACGGCCGCCATCCTCGCCACGATCATCGGCACGGTGCTCGGCGCGATGGCCGGCTACTGGGGCGGGTACATCAACGACGCGCTCGAGTGGTTCTACAACATCTTCACGTCGATCCCGTACATCCTGCTGATCCTCGCCTTCGCGGCGGTGGCGCCCAAGGGGATGGTCACGATCATCGTGATCCTCGCGCTCACCGGATGGACGGGCATCTACCGCCTGGTGCGCGCCGAGTACATCAAGCACAGCTCGCGTGAATACGTGAAGGCCGCGCAGGCGATCGGCGCCTCGCACGGCTCGCGGATGTTCACGCACATCCTGCCCAACGCGAGCCACGTGATCCTCGTGCAGCTTTCGCAGCACGTGGTGCAGTTCATCAAGGCCGAGGTGATCCTCTCGTTCCTCGGGCTCGGCGTTCCGGTGGACCAGGTTTCCTGGGGCACGATGCTCGCCGAGGCGCAGAACGAACTCGTGATCGGCAAGTGGTGGCAGCTCTTCGCGGCGGGCGCGAGCATGGCGGTGCTGGTCACCGCGTTCTCGCTGCTCACCGACAGCCTGCGCGACGCCCTCGACCCGAAGCTCAAGTGA
- a CDS encoding ABC transporter permease, with protein MTAYVIRRLWQMIPTLAGVILLIFFLFNFVGGDPAQVLAGKISNPEQIANIRKQLGVDEPYYVQLWVFVKQVFSFDFGRSWSTNEEVSRILLTRVGPTLTIMVPVLMIETVLAVVFAIMVAYVRGSLTDRAIMIICTTAMSISFLVYIIVFQWLFGFVLGWFPVQGWSESFWKNLTTYAPLPIMLAIFVGLAPQLRLYRSFFLEEINQDYVRTARAKGVPEKSVMMKHVLRNAMIPILTNIGIYLPGLFVGSFLLEVFFSIPGLGREIITAVNRSDFPVIKAVTVYLAMLTMIINLLVDVMYKFVDPRVSFK; from the coding sequence GTGACCGCGTATGTGATTCGCAGGCTGTGGCAGATGATCCCGACCCTCGCGGGCGTGATCCTGCTCATCTTCTTCCTGTTCAACTTCGTGGGCGGCGATCCCGCCCAGGTGCTTGCCGGGAAGATCTCCAACCCCGAGCAGATCGCCAACATCCGCAAGCAGCTCGGCGTCGACGAGCCCTACTACGTCCAGCTCTGGGTCTTCGTGAAGCAGGTCTTCAGCTTCGACTTCGGTCGCAGCTGGTCGACCAACGAGGAAGTCTCGCGCATCCTGCTCACGCGCGTCGGCCCCACGCTCACCATCATGGTCCCGGTGCTGATGATCGAGACGGTCCTGGCGGTCGTCTTCGCGATCATGGTCGCCTACGTCCGCGGCTCGCTGACCGACCGCGCGATCATGATCATCTGCACGACGGCGATGTCGATCAGCTTCCTGGTCTACATCATCGTCTTCCAGTGGCTGTTCGGCTTCGTGCTGGGCTGGTTCCCGGTGCAGGGCTGGAGCGAAAGTTTCTGGAAGAACCTCACCACCTACGCGCCGCTGCCGATCATGCTGGCGATCTTCGTGGGCCTGGCACCGCAGCTTCGCCTCTATCGCTCGTTCTTCCTCGAGGAGATCAACCAGGACTACGTGCGCACCGCGCGCGCCAAGGGCGTCCCGGAGAAGTCGGTGATGATGAAGCACGTGCTGAGGAACGCGATGATCCCGATCCTCACCAACATCGGGATCTACCTGCCGGGCCTGTTCGTCGGCTCGTTCCTCCTGGAAGTGTTCTTCTCGATCCCGGGCCTCGGGCGCGAGATCATCACGGCCGTGAATCGCAGCGACTTCCCGGTGATCAAGGCGGTGACGGTCTACCTCGCCATGCTCACCATGATCATCAACCTGCTGGTCGACGTGATGTACAAGTTCGTCGATCCGCGCGTCTCGTTCAAGTGA